A part of Abyssibacter profundi genomic DNA contains:
- a CDS encoding copper-binding protein, with product EMDHGEMDHGEMDHGEMDHGEMDHGEMDHGEMDHGEMDHGEMDHGEMDHGEMDHGEMDHGEMDHGEMDHGEMDHGEMDHGEMDHGSDGSGSWTRAEVRSLHRGQRAVVLAHDMIHSIGMPPMTMGFSVAPAVNLEPIEQGMTVRIQVDMPSDGVYRVTAMEPLP from the coding sequence TGAGATGGACCATGGTGAGATGGACCATGGTGAGATGGACCATGGTGAGATGGACCATGGTGAGATGGACCATGGTGAGATGGACCATGGTGAGATGGACCATGGTGAGATGGACCATGGTGAGATGGACCATGGCGAGATGGACCATGGCGAGATGGACCATGGCGAGATGGACCATGGCGAGATGGACCATGGCGAGATGGACCATGGCGAGATGGACCATGGCGAGATGGACCACGGCGAGATGGACCATGGAAGTGATGGTTCCGGATCTTGGACACGCGCCGAGGTGCGTAGCCTGCACCGCGGTCAGCGCGCTGTGGTGCTGGCGCATGACATGATCCACTCCATCGGCATGCCACCGATGACCATGGGCTTTTCCGTGGCGCCGGCCGTCAACCTCGAGCCGATCGAGCAGGGCATGACGGTGCGTATCCAGGTCGACATGCCCTCTGACGGGGTCTACCGGGTCACGGCCATGGAGCCACTGCCATGA